One window of the Etheostoma spectabile isolate EspeVRDwgs_2016 chromosome 16, UIUC_Espe_1.0, whole genome shotgun sequence genome contains the following:
- the LOC116704252 gene encoding glutamine synthetase, which translates to MASVSLSSRLNKGVYQQYMSLPQGDKCQVTYIWIDGTGEGLRNKTRTLDSVPKSIEDVPEWNFDGSSTYQAEGSNSDMYLIPVRMFRDPFTLDPNKLVLCEVLKYNRLPAETNHRASCNKVMEEVKEHCMWFGMEQEYTLFGVDGHPYSWPQNGYPAPQGPYYCGVGADHAYGRDIVECHYKACLYAGIKIYGTNAEVMPSQWEFQVGPCEGIEMGDHLWVARFLLHRVSEDFGVVATLDPKPIKGNWNGAGCHTNVSTKQMREEGGLQHIEQAIEKLSKKHAEHIRVYDPRGGKDNIRRLTGLHETSSINDFSAGVANRGASIRIPRQVGQEKKGYFEDRRPAANCDPYAVTRIIASTCLLESEGREESN; encoded by the exons ATGGCCTCGGTGTCGCTCAGCTCCCGCCTCAACAAGGGTGTGTACCAGCAGTACATGAGCCTGCCGCAGGGAGACAAGTGCCAGGTCACCTACATCTGGATCGACGGCACCGGGGAGGGCCTTCGCAACAAGACCCGAACCCTCGACAGTGTGCCAAAAAGCATAGAAG ATGTTCCTGAGTGGAACTTCGATGGCTCGAGCACATACCAGGCCGAAGGCTCCAACAGTGACATGTACCTCATCCCAGTGCGCATGTTCAGGGATCCCTTCACCCTGGACCCCAACAAACTGGTCCTCTGTGAGGTCCTCAAATACAACCGCTTACCTGCAG AAACTAACCATCGAGCGAGCTGCAACAAAGTGATGGAGGAGGTTAAAGAGCACTGCATGTGGTTTGGCATGGAGCAGGAGTACACGCTCTTTGGAGTCGATGGACATCCGTATAGTTGGCCCCAAAATGGATACCCGGCCCCCCAAG GACCCTACTACTGTGGGGTGGGGGCAGACCATGCTTATGGGCGGGACATTGTGGAGTGCCACTACAAGGCCTGCCTCTATGCAGGGATCAAAATCTATGGCACCAATGCTGAAGTTATGCCATCTCAG TGGGAGTTCCAGGTGGGTCCCTGTGAGGGTATCGAGATGGGCGACCATCTGTGGGTTGCACGCTTCCTGCTGCATCGTGTGAGTGAAGATTTTGGGGTTGTTGCTACACTGGACCCCAAACCAATAAAGGGCAACTGGAACGGTGCTGGGTGTCACACCAATGTCAGCACCAAACAGatgagagaggaaggaggactGCA GCACATCGAGCAGGCCATCGAGAAGCTGAGCAAAAAACACGCCGAGCACATCCGCGTGTACGACCCACGTGGAGGGAAGGACAACATCAGGCGCCTCACAGGGCTCCATGAAACCTCCAGCATCAACGACTTCTCTGCCGGGGTGGCCAACCGAGGCGCCAGCATCCGCATCCCTCGCCAGGTGGGCCAGGAGAAGAAAGGCTACTTCGAGGACCGTCGGCCTGCAGCAAACTGCGACCCGTACGCCGTGACCAGGATCATCGCAAGCACCTGCCTGCTTGAGTCAGAAGGCCGAGAAGAAAGTAACTAG
- the mamdc4 gene encoding apical endosomal glycoprotein isoform X1, producing the protein MSTVLQLLCNVRMDLSICCGNWLPFGGNCLMISVAIACWENLKSRCYLLETENRSESTSKDSRLCSELQADQVEEGEKEKMLQRRSSALVLLVALQFAAGSWANPCHSPEGKCDFVCDCSDCSDEQNCGYSGKAFQCDFEDAGMCGWTDQSLNAAVYSWERRQRGGGSLPDSGPSSDYTTGTATGWFMGVSSVTTKSLSSAVLTSPVMKQSSPTCRLRLRYFLWDSGHTGLGSTPLWASILSQDSREAVVWRPEATSVRGWREASIFLGRTPTTFQIRLHSQRSEGRIGDVAVDQLEFLDCALPLPLPGEECPAGMMKCRLGSCVGLQQVCDGSDDCGDGTDEENCESYRRCDFEAGLCDWDLSSLSSLKWVRTNQENISLTDPLKGPGRDHSNNSVTGHFLYVTVPDGGLKEDWAAFQSPRLEPTNSSHSCKMVMYTHQFGPRSGGLTVLVADSEIYPVWERGGALGDVWVKAEVEIVTNSTFQIVIMAAVRDFSYGGIAVDSIVLSPECRLSSANKTWAKFPKPPKHPCIVPDKMCDFHGDCAEAEDEAKCGDFSYSQGSSGWTDSSIGSQGWVRHENSTSKEEYLYVADAPGQQLTEAQTRTPLLGPSGPACNLSFDFALTGNSDHIGELSVRVIDSLLGMRPKLWEFSGKTGTGEGEWKHVDVPIGVRKHRFQLAFEARAVKLGPCAKIKVKNVRFVSCHANYYPSSPTGLSCNFEDGLCGWYQDNSDNFDWAAVDGMDHTIGIGRSLVVDMWSPSLRGAIGRLVSFTQLPSSTDQCLSFFYKLYGPNTGSLNVKLLDNTGYETVLWTHSAAHGNMWHETHCPVPHQLTNFRLLFEAVRSGFDGRVAIDDVSFVDRPCTVPRMCSFEGQRCGYSSSGNVRWLHRSGHTATMTGPKTDHTLETELGFYMMVNTGADILPSGGAAVLTSPVRHGTAKTECVHFWYHMGGVNPGSLTLYMKPLKGERVKIFSERLNQGDVWRHGNGNISSAREDWQLEFEVVGVGGKDTHVAVDDIVISAHPCEDQGSTCSLEKGMCSWSNTQNVNVDKLDWELTSPEAESHYSTPPEDHSLGTEKGHFLFFPSSNRTAAYQNAQLQSPHLPPTKGTCLKFWLYKPFSSDGQLKVWRLSEGNLHQLLVVSELGGPWNRFDVNIISTEEYQIVFEGIKGTSGVIALDDIEYTVGVNCANKVTDALPKKRDNAGGIAASVIVVLLLIGTLIALLVFYLQTQQRFKASTGPQSSSSSGFSNETYGPDLTEDRVTVLPPQNHPMAAGFNNVSVSADFREVEVE; encoded by the exons CGGCTGGCTCCTGGGCTAATCCATGCCACAGTCCTGAGGGGAAatgtgactttgtgtgtgaCTGTTCTGACTGCAGCGATGAGCAAAACTGtg GCTACAGCGGAAAAGCCTTTCAGTGTGACTTTGAGGATGCAGGAATGTGCGGATGGACAGACCAGTCCTTGAATGCAGCAGTGTACAGCTGGGAGAGACGTCAGAGAGGAGGGGGCAGTCTGCCCGACAGCGGGCCGTCCTCCGACTACACCACTGGGACAGCTACAG GTTGGTTTATGGGAGTGAGTTCCGTCACAACCAAATCTCTCAGCTCTGCAGTTTTAACGTCCCCAGTGATGAAACAGTCTTCTCCAACCTGTCGCCTTCGTCTCCGATACTTCTTGTGGGACTCAG GTCACACAGGTCTGGGCTCCACACCCTTGTGGGCTTCCATCCTTAGCCAGGACTCCCGTGAGGCCGTGGTGTGGCGTCCTGAGGCCACCAGTGTCCGTGGCTGGAGGGAGGCTTCCATCTTTCTGGGCCGTACTCCCACAACCTTCCAAATCCGCCTTCACTCGCAGCGCTCCGAGGGGCGAATAGGAGACGTGGCGGTGGACCAGCTGGAGTTTCTGGACTGTGCTCTGCCCT TGCCACTGCCGGGTGAAGAGTGTCCAGCAGGGATGATGAAGTGTAGGCTTGGGAGCTGCGTGGGGCTGCAGCAGGTCTGTGACGGCAGCGACGACTGCGGCGACGGGACAGATGAGGAGAACTGTG AAAGTTACCGGCGCTGTGACTTTGAGGCGGGCCTGTGTGATTGGGACCTGAGCTCACTGTCCAGTCTGAAATGGGTAAGGACCAATCAGGAGAACATCTCGCTCACCGATCCTCTGAAAGGACCAGGCAGGGATCATTCCAACAACAGTGTAACAG GTCACTTCCTTTATGTCACTGTCCCCGATGGTGGTCTAAAAGAAGACTGGGCTGCTTTCCAAAGTCCCCGCCTTGAACCCACCAACAGTTCACATTCTTGCAAG ATGGTGATGTACACGCACCAGTTTGGGCCGAGGTCCGGCGGTCTGACGGTGCTGGTGGCAGACAGTGAGATCTACCCGGTGTGGGAGAGGGGGGGCGCTCTGGGCGATGTTTGGGTGAaggcagaggtggagattgTCACCAACTCCACTTTCCAA ATTGTAATAATGGCAGCAGTCAGGGACTTTTCCTATGGAGGTATCGCTGTCGACAGCATTGTGTTGTCTCCTGAATGCCGCTTGTCATCTG CCAATAAAACCTGGGCAAAATTCCCTAAACCTCCTAAACACCCGTGTATTGTACCGGACAAGATGTGTGATTTTCACGGTGACTGTGCAGAAGCCGAGGATGAAGCCAAATGTG GGGACTTCTCTTACTCTCAGGGCAGCTCAGGCTGGACTGACTCCAGCATTGGGAGTCAAGGTTGGGTGCGCCATGAAAATTCCACATCCAAAg AAGAGTACCTGTATGTGGCCGATGCCCCAGGCCAGCAGCTGACCGAGGCCCAGACACGCACCCCCCTCCTTGGCCCCTCCGGCCCTGCATGCAACCTGAGCTTTGATTTTGCGTTAACTGGGAATTCAGATCACATTG GTGAGCTGTCCGTCAGGGTGATTGACAGCCTGCTGGGCATGCGGCCGAAGCTGTGGGAGTTCAGTGGGAAAACAGGAACCGGGGAGGGGGAGTGGAAACACGTCGACGTGCCTATTGGAGTCAGAAAACATCGATTCCAG CTGGCGTTTGAAGCTCGTGCTGTGAAACTTGGTCCATGCGCCAAGATTAAAGTGAAAAACGTTCGCTTTGTCAGCTGTCATGCTAACTATTACCCATCTTCTCCAACAG GACTGTCGTGTAACTTTGAGGATGGACTGTGTGGATGGTATCAGGACAACAGTGACAACTTTGACTGGGCAGCAGTCGATGGGATGGACCACACGATCGGAATCG GCAGAAGTCTTGTGGTAGACATGTGGAGTCCTTCTTTGCGCGGTGCGATCGGGCGCTTAGTTTCATTCACACAGTTACCAAGTTCTACAGATCAGTGCCTGTCCTTCTTCTACAAGCTCTACGGGCCAAACACAG GTTCTCTGAATGTCAAACTGTTGGATAACACCGGTTATGAGACCGTCCTCTGGACCCACAGCGCAGCTCATGGCAACATGTGGCACGAGACACACTGCCCCGTACCACACCAGCTCACAAACTTCCGG CTATTGTTTGAAGCAGTTCGGTCTGGTTTTGACGGACGCGTTGCCATTGACGACGTGTCGTTTGTGGACCGCCCATGCACCGTGCCGAGGATGTGTTCCTTTGAAGGCCAGCGGTGTGGGTACAGCAGCTCCGGTAACGTTCGCTGGCTCCACCGCAGCGGACACACCGCCACCATGACTGGACCCAAGACTGACCACACTCTGGAGACTGAACTGG GTTTCTACATGATGGTAAACACCGGAGCGGACATCCTTCCTTCTGGTGGTGCGGCTGTCCTCACCTCCCCTGTTCGCCATGGAACCGCCAAGACTGAGTGTGTCCACTTCTGGTATCACATGGGAGGGGTGAATCCTG GTTCTCTGACATTGTATATGAAGCCGTTGAAGGGAGAAAGGGTGAAGATCTTCTCTGAGAGGCTGAACCAGGGCGATGTCTGGCGCCATGGCAACGGCAACATCTCAAGTGCCCGTGAGGACTGGCAG CTGGAGTTTGAGGTGGTCGGAGTCGGAGGCAAAGACACTCACGTTGCAGTTGACGACATTGTAATTTCAGCTCACCCATGTGAAGATCAAG GTTCTACGTGCAGCCTGGAGAAAGGTATGTGTAGCTGGAGCAACACTCAAAACGTCAACGTGGACAAACTGGACTGGGAGCTGACGAGTCCGGAGGCAGAGAGCCACTACTCCACCCCTCCTGAAGACCACAGTCTGGGCACAGAGAAAG GTCACTTCCTGTTCTTTCCAAGCAGCAACCGGACAGCAGCCTATCAAAACGCTCAGTTGCAGAGCCCTCACCTGCCCCCGACCAAGGGCACCTGCCTGAAATTCTGGCTCTACAAGCCATTCTCAT CTGACGGCCAGCTGAAGGTGTGGAGGCTGTCTGAAGGTAATCTCCATCAGCTGCTCGTGGTAAGTGAGCTGGGAGGGCCGTGGAACCGCTTTGACGTCAACATCATATCTACTGAGGAATACCAG ATTGTGTTTGAAGGAATCAAAGGCACATCAGGCGTTATAGCTCTGGATGACATTGAGTACACCGTCGGAGTCAACTGTGCTAACAAAGTCACAGATGCACTGCCAA AAAAGCGGGACAACGCGGGAGGGATTGCAGCGTCGGTCATCGTGGTCCTGCTGCTGATCGGCACATTGATCGCCCTGCTGGTTTTCTACCTGCAAACCCAACAGAGATTCAAGGCTTCAACCGGTCCGCAGTCATCATCATCTTCTGGTTTCAGTAATGAAACATATGGACCAGACCTCACA GAGGACCGTGTGACGGTTCTACCACCGCAAAACCATCCGATGGCAGCTGGGTTCAATAACGTCTCT gtctCTGCGGATTTCcgagaggtggaggtggagtgA
- the mamdc4 gene encoding apical endosomal glycoprotein isoform X2, with product MSTVLQLLCNVRMDLSICCGNWLPFGGNCLMISVAIACWENLKSRCYLLETENRSESTSKDSRLCSELQADQVEEGEKEKMLQRRSSALVLLVALQFAAGSWANPCHSPEGKCDFVCDCSDCSDEQNCGYSGKAFQCDFEDAGMCGWTDQSLNAAVYSWERRQRGGGSLPDSGPSSDYTTGTATGWFMGVSSVTTKSLSSAVLTSPVMKQSSPTCRLRLRYFLWDSGHTGLGSTPLWASILSQDSREAVVWRPEATSVRGWREASIFLGRTPTTFQIRLHSQRSEGRIGDVAVDQLEFLDCALPLPLPGEECPAGMMKCRLGSCVGLQQVCDGSDDCGDGTDEENCESYRRCDFEAGLCDWDLSSLSSLKWVRTNQENISLTDPLKGPGRDHSNNSVTGHFLYVTVPDGGLKEDWAAFQSPRLEPTNSSHSCKMVMYTHQFGPRSGGLTVLVADSEIYPVWERGGALGDVWVKAEVEIVTNSTFQIVIMAAVRDFSYGGIAVDSIVLSPECRLSSANKTWAKFPKPPKHPCIVPDKMCDFHGDCAEAEDEAKCGDFSYSQGSSGWTDSSIGSQGWVRHENSTSKEEYLYVADAPGQQLTEAQTRTPLLGPSGPACNLSFDFALTGNSDHIGELSVRVIDSLLGMRPKLWEFSGKTGTGEGEWKHVDVPIGVRKHRFQLAFEARAVKLGPCAKIKVKNVRFVSCHANYYPSSPTGLSCNFEDGLCGWYQDNSDNFDWAAVDGMDHTIGIGRSLVVDMWSPSLRGAIGRLVSFTQLPSSTDQCLSFFYKLYGPNTGSLNVKLLDNTGYETVLWTHSAAHGNMWHETHCPVPHQLTNFRLLFEAVRSGFDGRVAIDDVSFVDRPCTVPRMCSFEGQRCGYSSSGNVRWLHRSGHTATMTGPKTDHTLETELGFYMMVNTGADILPSGGAAVLTSPVRHGTAKTECVHFWYHMGGVNPGSLTLYMKPLKGERVKIFSERLNQGDVWRHGNGNISSAREDWQLEFEVVGVGGKDTHVAVDDIVISAHPCEDQGSTCSLEKGMCSWSNTQNVNVDKLDWELTSPEAESHYSTPPEDHSLGTEKGHFLFFPSSNRTAAYQNAQLQSPHLPPTKGTCLKFWLYKPFSSDGQLKVWRLSEGNLHQLLVVSELGGPWNRFDVNIISTEEYQIVFEGIKGTSGVIALDDIEYTVGVNCANKVTDALPKKRDNAGGIAASVIVVLLLIGTLIALLVFYLQTQQRFKASTGPQSSSSSGFSNETYGPDLTDRVTVLPPQNHPMAAGFNNVSVSADFREVEVE from the exons CGGCTGGCTCCTGGGCTAATCCATGCCACAGTCCTGAGGGGAAatgtgactttgtgtgtgaCTGTTCTGACTGCAGCGATGAGCAAAACTGtg GCTACAGCGGAAAAGCCTTTCAGTGTGACTTTGAGGATGCAGGAATGTGCGGATGGACAGACCAGTCCTTGAATGCAGCAGTGTACAGCTGGGAGAGACGTCAGAGAGGAGGGGGCAGTCTGCCCGACAGCGGGCCGTCCTCCGACTACACCACTGGGACAGCTACAG GTTGGTTTATGGGAGTGAGTTCCGTCACAACCAAATCTCTCAGCTCTGCAGTTTTAACGTCCCCAGTGATGAAACAGTCTTCTCCAACCTGTCGCCTTCGTCTCCGATACTTCTTGTGGGACTCAG GTCACACAGGTCTGGGCTCCACACCCTTGTGGGCTTCCATCCTTAGCCAGGACTCCCGTGAGGCCGTGGTGTGGCGTCCTGAGGCCACCAGTGTCCGTGGCTGGAGGGAGGCTTCCATCTTTCTGGGCCGTACTCCCACAACCTTCCAAATCCGCCTTCACTCGCAGCGCTCCGAGGGGCGAATAGGAGACGTGGCGGTGGACCAGCTGGAGTTTCTGGACTGTGCTCTGCCCT TGCCACTGCCGGGTGAAGAGTGTCCAGCAGGGATGATGAAGTGTAGGCTTGGGAGCTGCGTGGGGCTGCAGCAGGTCTGTGACGGCAGCGACGACTGCGGCGACGGGACAGATGAGGAGAACTGTG AAAGTTACCGGCGCTGTGACTTTGAGGCGGGCCTGTGTGATTGGGACCTGAGCTCACTGTCCAGTCTGAAATGGGTAAGGACCAATCAGGAGAACATCTCGCTCACCGATCCTCTGAAAGGACCAGGCAGGGATCATTCCAACAACAGTGTAACAG GTCACTTCCTTTATGTCACTGTCCCCGATGGTGGTCTAAAAGAAGACTGGGCTGCTTTCCAAAGTCCCCGCCTTGAACCCACCAACAGTTCACATTCTTGCAAG ATGGTGATGTACACGCACCAGTTTGGGCCGAGGTCCGGCGGTCTGACGGTGCTGGTGGCAGACAGTGAGATCTACCCGGTGTGGGAGAGGGGGGGCGCTCTGGGCGATGTTTGGGTGAaggcagaggtggagattgTCACCAACTCCACTTTCCAA ATTGTAATAATGGCAGCAGTCAGGGACTTTTCCTATGGAGGTATCGCTGTCGACAGCATTGTGTTGTCTCCTGAATGCCGCTTGTCATCTG CCAATAAAACCTGGGCAAAATTCCCTAAACCTCCTAAACACCCGTGTATTGTACCGGACAAGATGTGTGATTTTCACGGTGACTGTGCAGAAGCCGAGGATGAAGCCAAATGTG GGGACTTCTCTTACTCTCAGGGCAGCTCAGGCTGGACTGACTCCAGCATTGGGAGTCAAGGTTGGGTGCGCCATGAAAATTCCACATCCAAAg AAGAGTACCTGTATGTGGCCGATGCCCCAGGCCAGCAGCTGACCGAGGCCCAGACACGCACCCCCCTCCTTGGCCCCTCCGGCCCTGCATGCAACCTGAGCTTTGATTTTGCGTTAACTGGGAATTCAGATCACATTG GTGAGCTGTCCGTCAGGGTGATTGACAGCCTGCTGGGCATGCGGCCGAAGCTGTGGGAGTTCAGTGGGAAAACAGGAACCGGGGAGGGGGAGTGGAAACACGTCGACGTGCCTATTGGAGTCAGAAAACATCGATTCCAG CTGGCGTTTGAAGCTCGTGCTGTGAAACTTGGTCCATGCGCCAAGATTAAAGTGAAAAACGTTCGCTTTGTCAGCTGTCATGCTAACTATTACCCATCTTCTCCAACAG GACTGTCGTGTAACTTTGAGGATGGACTGTGTGGATGGTATCAGGACAACAGTGACAACTTTGACTGGGCAGCAGTCGATGGGATGGACCACACGATCGGAATCG GCAGAAGTCTTGTGGTAGACATGTGGAGTCCTTCTTTGCGCGGTGCGATCGGGCGCTTAGTTTCATTCACACAGTTACCAAGTTCTACAGATCAGTGCCTGTCCTTCTTCTACAAGCTCTACGGGCCAAACACAG GTTCTCTGAATGTCAAACTGTTGGATAACACCGGTTATGAGACCGTCCTCTGGACCCACAGCGCAGCTCATGGCAACATGTGGCACGAGACACACTGCCCCGTACCACACCAGCTCACAAACTTCCGG CTATTGTTTGAAGCAGTTCGGTCTGGTTTTGACGGACGCGTTGCCATTGACGACGTGTCGTTTGTGGACCGCCCATGCACCGTGCCGAGGATGTGTTCCTTTGAAGGCCAGCGGTGTGGGTACAGCAGCTCCGGTAACGTTCGCTGGCTCCACCGCAGCGGACACACCGCCACCATGACTGGACCCAAGACTGACCACACTCTGGAGACTGAACTGG GTTTCTACATGATGGTAAACACCGGAGCGGACATCCTTCCTTCTGGTGGTGCGGCTGTCCTCACCTCCCCTGTTCGCCATGGAACCGCCAAGACTGAGTGTGTCCACTTCTGGTATCACATGGGAGGGGTGAATCCTG GTTCTCTGACATTGTATATGAAGCCGTTGAAGGGAGAAAGGGTGAAGATCTTCTCTGAGAGGCTGAACCAGGGCGATGTCTGGCGCCATGGCAACGGCAACATCTCAAGTGCCCGTGAGGACTGGCAG CTGGAGTTTGAGGTGGTCGGAGTCGGAGGCAAAGACACTCACGTTGCAGTTGACGACATTGTAATTTCAGCTCACCCATGTGAAGATCAAG GTTCTACGTGCAGCCTGGAGAAAGGTATGTGTAGCTGGAGCAACACTCAAAACGTCAACGTGGACAAACTGGACTGGGAGCTGACGAGTCCGGAGGCAGAGAGCCACTACTCCACCCCTCCTGAAGACCACAGTCTGGGCACAGAGAAAG GTCACTTCCTGTTCTTTCCAAGCAGCAACCGGACAGCAGCCTATCAAAACGCTCAGTTGCAGAGCCCTCACCTGCCCCCGACCAAGGGCACCTGCCTGAAATTCTGGCTCTACAAGCCATTCTCAT CTGACGGCCAGCTGAAGGTGTGGAGGCTGTCTGAAGGTAATCTCCATCAGCTGCTCGTGGTAAGTGAGCTGGGAGGGCCGTGGAACCGCTTTGACGTCAACATCATATCTACTGAGGAATACCAG ATTGTGTTTGAAGGAATCAAAGGCACATCAGGCGTTATAGCTCTGGATGACATTGAGTACACCGTCGGAGTCAACTGTGCTAACAAAGTCACAGATGCACTGCCAA AAAAGCGGGACAACGCGGGAGGGATTGCAGCGTCGGTCATCGTGGTCCTGCTGCTGATCGGCACATTGATCGCCCTGCTGGTTTTCTACCTGCAAACCCAACAGAGATTCAAGGCTTCAACCGGTCCGCAGTCATCATCATCTTCTGGTTTCAGTAATGAAACATATGGACCAGACCTCACA GACCGTGTGACGGTTCTACCACCGCAAAACCATCCGATGGCAGCTGGGTTCAATAACGTCTCT gtctCTGCGGATTTCcgagaggtggaggtggagtgA